A window of the Bombina bombina isolate aBomBom1 chromosome 3, aBomBom1.pri, whole genome shotgun sequence genome harbors these coding sequences:
- the LOC128651877 gene encoding C-C motif chemokine 3: MQISLAALSLLLLSACCSQIRGAPLGASPSACCFNYSTKPIPQKLISDYYFTSSHCSNPGVIFKTIKGRSICSNPSDQWVKDYLINNGTPL, from the exons ATGCAGATCTCTCTGGCTGCTCTCTCTCTTCTGCTGCTCAGTGCCTGTTGCTCACAGATCCGCGGTGCACCAT TGGGAGCATCTCCATCCGCCTGTTGCTTTAATTACTCAACAAAGCCAATTCCACAAAAATTAATCTCTGACTACTACTTCACAAGCAGCCACTGCTCCAATCCTGGTGTCAT ATTTAAGACCATAAAAGGACGTAGCATATGCAGTAATCCAAGTGACCAATGGGTGAAAGATTATTTGATCAACAATGGAACACCTTTGTGA